The genomic DNA TCAGCTATTTGCTAAATGGCTTCCAAGAGATAATAAATCCCTAAAAAACTATGCATATATTCTTATGAATTTCTGGAAAATGAAGCCAAAAGAATATAGAAAATTTATAACTCAAAATAATAAAGTAGTGGAAAGCCAGATGACAGCCAATAAATGGCATGAAATTGAATATGAAAAAGTACCTTCCAGAGCTGCACTTATATACAGAAATGCATTTTCAAGGCATGACAATTCCAGATATAATCTCTATCTTGAAGATGTTGCGAATAATAAAGCCAAAATAAATACCTCTGTATCAACACCAAGTGATATTGTTTTGAAAATACTTAAGAATTCTTATGATACTACTCTTGAACTGGCATGGAAAAATCTAAAAGATTTTGCACCGGATGTGAGCTATCTTCCTGTTATAGACGTTAGTGGCTCTATGTATAATTTAAGCGATAGTATTTACCACGCTTTAGCATTAGGTACTTATTTTGCACAAAAAAATAAGTCGGATTTCAGAGATATTTTTCTAACTTTCTCTGAAAATCCCGAATTTGTAAAATTAGAAGGAGAAAATCTTCTGGAAATATTAAACAATCTAAAAAAAGCCTCGTGGGGTTATACTACAAATATAAATAAAGTTTTCGAATTAATTTTAAATACTGTAAAATCCGGTGCAAATAAAGAAGATCTCCCTAAAAATATTCTCATTCTTTCAGATATGGAATTTGATGCAGGTGTAAATACTGTTACTAATTTCGATACATGGGAAAAAGAATTTTCAAAACAAGAAGTTA from Sebaldella termitidis ATCC 33386 includes the following:
- a CDS encoding DUF2828 family protein, producing MNTFINLLGNLKRTEKNAPAYKSSLDPLTDLFFLVLYYRNDHSRLNNLLKEIIEKYGANTALKAIFALRDPRNGMGERAVPKKLLYYLADISPDLIIKNLDKVIEYGRVDDLLTLLDTKIAEQTAFFIKNNIEKNQLFAKWLPRDNKSLKNYAYILMNFWKMKPKEYRKFITQNNKVVESQMTANKWHEIEYEKVPSRAALIYRNAFSRHDNSRYNLYLEDVANNKAKINTSVSTPSDIVLKILKNSYDTTLELAWKNLKDFAPDVSYLPVIDVSGSMYNLSDSIYHALALGTYFAQKNKSDFRDIFLTFSENPEFVKLEGENLLEILNNLKKASWGYTTNINKVFELILNTVKSGANKEDLPKNILILSDMEFDAGVNTVTNFDTWEKEFSKQEVTLPQIVFWNLNTRNMTFPVTMHNNGTVLLSGYNPQMLGMLNDVSNPVQYVLSFIEKFPINE